The Glycine soja cultivar W05 chromosome 8, ASM419377v2, whole genome shotgun sequence genome has a window encoding:
- the LOC114422981 gene encoding uncharacterized protein LOC114422981, translating to MASLEEDELVQMVQDFIESESTSPTSSTSSNCHTLNHRTQYFILQDVLRSEGDTGCEAKVLKCVLNHMRGRKGAEKTKTSLSKWLVMRMKMDGLDASVCHTSWATSLGCPAGEYEYIEVIIEDDQNCGKPTRLIVDIDFRSQFEVARPTQNYKELTDSVPVILVGTENKLCKIISLLCSAAKQCLREKGLHVPPWRTASYMQAKWLSVSRKEPSHDVIGYDDHEHADADIIGNWVPPSLKPKKRDLDGGGSGLSSQLSNMSVNCC from the exons aTGGCAAGTTTAGAGGAAGACGAGTTAGTACAAATGGTGCAAGATTTTATAGAATCCGAATCAACATCCCCCACAAGTTCCACGTCCTCAAATTGCCACACCTTAAACCACCGAACCCAATATTTTATTCTACAG GATGTTCTAAGGAGTGAGGGTGATACAGGATGTGAGGCTAAGGTATTGAAGTGTGTATTGAACCATATGAGAGGTAGAAAGGGTGCGGAGAAGACTAAGACAAGTCTCAGTAAATGGCTTGTTATGAGGATGAAAATGGATGGCCTTGATGCTTCTGtatgccacacctcttgggccaCCTCTTTGGGTTGTCCTGCTG GTGAGTACGAGTATATTGAAGTGATAATAGAGGATGACCAGAATTGTGGTAAACCTACGAGGCTGATAGTAGATATAGACTTTAGGTCCCAATTTGAAGTTGCGAGGCCAACACAAAACTACAAGGAATTGACAGACTCGGTCCCAGTGATTTTGGTTGGGACTGAGAACAAACTGTGCAAGATAATTTCCCTGCTATGTTCTGCTGCCAAACAGTGCCTAAGAGAGAAGGGTCTCCACGTGCCACCATGGAGAACCGCTTCATACATGCAAGCCAAGTGGCTCTCTGTGAGTCGTAAAGAGCCTAGCCATGATGTCATTGGTTATGATGATCATGAACATGCTGATGCTGATATTATTGGTAACTGGGTACCTCCATCACTGAAGCCAAAGAAAAGGGATTTGGATGGTGGTGGATCTGGTTTGTCTAGTCAATTATCTAACATGAGTGTAAATTGTTGCTAG
- the LOC114421958 gene encoding protein NRT1/ PTR FAMILY 8.3-like, with the protein MSSIEGATQLLEEALLQDDEESKQYTRDGSVDYRGRPAIKKDTGNWRACPFILGNECCERLAFFGIATNLVTYLTTKLHEGNVSAARNVSIWLGTSYLTPLIGAVLGDGYWGRYWTIAVFSVVYFIGMCTLTLSASLPALKPAECLGSVCPSATPAQYAVFYFGLYVIALGIGGIKSCVPSFGAGQFDDTDPKERVKKGSFFNWYYFSINLGAIVSSSIVVWIQDNAGWGLGFGIPTLFMVLSVISFFIGTPLYRFQKPGGSPVTRMCQVLCASVRKWNLVVPEDSSLLYEMSDKRSAIKGSRKLLHSDDLRCLDRAATVSDYESKSGDYSNPWRLCPVTQVEELKILIRMFPMWATGAVFSAVYTQMSTLFVEQGTVMNTNIGSFEIPPASLATFDVLSVVLWAPVYDRIIVPITRKFTGNERGISVLQRVSIGYFISVLSMLAAVVVEIMRLRLARDLDLVDEPVAVPLSILWQIPQYFLLGAAEVFAFVGLLEFFYDQSPDTMKTLGTALSPLYFALGNYLSSFILTMVTYFTTQGGKLGWIPDNLNKGHLDYFFLLLAGLSFLNMLVYIVAAKRYKQTKTS; encoded by the exons ATGAGTTCTATTGAAGGTGCTACACAGCTTCTGGAAGAGGCTCTCCTTCAG GATGATGAAGAGAGTAAACAGTACACAAGAGATGGCTCAGTTGACTACAGAGGCAGGCCCGCTATTAAGAAGGATACTGGCAATTGGAGGGCTTGTCCTTTTATCCTAG GCAATGAGTGTTGTGAACGTTTGGCCTTCTTTGGAATTGCAACAAATCTTGTTACCTATCTTACCACCAAGCTGCATGAAGGAAACGTTTCTGCCGCAAGAAACGTTAGCATCTGGCTTGGCACTTCTTATCTCACACCTCTCATTGGAGCTGTTCTAGGAGATGGTTACTGGGGTCGATACTGGACAATTGCTGTTTTCTCTGTGGTTTATTTCATT GGGATGTGTACCCTGACACTTTCTGCATCTTTACCAGCATTGAAGCCTGCTGAATGCTTGGGTTCTGTATGCCCTTCAGCTACTCCTGCACAATATGCTGTGTTCTACTTTGGTCTATACGTGATTGCACTTGGGATCGGTGGTATAAAGTCATGTGTGCCATCTTTTGGGGCAGGTCAATTTGATGATACTGATCCAAAGGAAAGGGTTAAGAAGGGGTCGTTTTTCAATTGGTATTACTTTTCTATCAATCTAGGTGCCATTGTATCGAGCAGCATAGTTGTGTGGATTCAAGACAATGCAGGATGGGGTCTTGGATTTGGCATTCCTACTTTGTTCATGGTATTATCTGTGATAAGCTTCTTTATAGGCACACCTCTCTACAGGTTTCAAAAACCAGGGGGAAGTCCTGTTACAAGAATGTGCCAGGTTTTGTGCGCGTCTGTCCGGAAGTGGAATTTGGTTGTCCCTGAGGATAGTAGTCTTTTGTATGAGATGTCAGACAAGAGATCTGCAATTAAAGGGAGTCGCAAACTGCTGCATAGTGATGATCTAAG GTGTCTTGATAGAGCAGCTACAGTGTCCGATTATGAGAGTAAAAGTGGTGACTATTCTAATCCATGGAGACTTTGCCCCGTAACACAGGTGGAAGAATTGAAGATCTTGATCCGCATGTTTCCAATGTGGGCTACTGGGGCTGTTTTTTCTGCTGTTTATACCCAAATGTCAACATTGTTTGTGGAGCAAGGAACAGTGATGAACACAAACATTGGTTCCTTTGAAATACCCCCAGCTTCCCTCGCAACTTTTGATGTCCTAAGTGTGGTTTTGTGGGCTCCTgtctatgacaggataattgtTCCCATTACAAGGAAATTCACCGGCAATGAAAGGGGAATTTCAGTGTTGCAAAGAGTAAGCATTGGCTACTTCATTTCAGTCCTGTCCATGTTAGCAGCTGTTGTTGTGGAGATTATGCGTCTGCGGCTTGCAAGAGACCTTGATCTTGTTGATGAACCTGTTGCTGTACCACTCAGTATACTTTGGCAAATCCCTCAGTACTTCTTATTGGGGGCAGCAGAAGTATTCGCATTCGTGGGACTGCTTGAGTTCTTCTATGATCAATCTCCAGATACTATGAAGACTTTAGGTACAGCACTGTCACCTTTGTATTTTGCGTTGGGAAATTACTTGAGCTCTTTCATTCTTACTATGGTGACTTACTTCACCACACAAGGTGGAAAGCTTGGCTGGATTCCTGATAATTTGAACAAGGGTCATCTCGATTATTTTTTCTTGCTTTTAGCTGGACTTAGCTTCTTAAATATGCTGGTATACATTGTTGCTGCCAAAAGGTACAAGCAGACGAAGACTTCTTAA